Genomic DNA from Paenibacillus sp. KS-LC4:
AATACCGACGCTACATTCGCCATATCGGGCTTTGGCAATTGAGTAACCCGGCTCAGCATGCTCGCCGCCTCGGCTCGTGTAAGGTTTTTATTCACCTTAACGGCCGAGCTTGACGCAAACTCTTGAACAACCTCCCTCGCAGATACCGCTTGCTCCTTAGACAAATAAACCAATGACATAAGCAGAATAATTAAGCCTGTTACACTGATACGAAAATAAAAGTTAAAAATGATGCTTCAATCCTCTCAACTTTATAATGTTATAAAAATAAATAATAAGCATAACCCCAAAATAATTTTACCCATCCAATTCTACCACTATATAGGTGTTTTTTATAGATTAAAATAGGACAAAACGCAAATGAGTAATCATCTATTAGCTCATAATTAATGTAACTTTATATGACATTAATATAACATAATCTGAAGCTGAGCTAGTAAAAAAGACTAGCTTCTACACGTAATAACATTGATCCCAGCTAGAAACCCGAAAAACACTCCTAAAAACCATCCTTTCAGCCCATTCAAAAATAAATATTGACTTACAAAGTGCTTTTAATTTACTATTCATGTTATAAAACATTACAAACACTTTCGTTTGACTGATCCACCTTTGAAAGGAGAGGTTCCCTGTGGGGATAGCAAATGAACTTGATATTTATATAGCAATTAAAGATGCCATTATTCAGCAAAAGCTTCGCCCCAGCATGCAGCTCGTCGAGGAGGTTATTGCCGAATCGTTTGGCGTCAGCCGTACGCCTGTACGCAATGTGCTGCGCAAGCTGGCCGGAGAGAAGCTGGTGACGGTTATTCCATACAAGGGAACATTCGTTGCCTGCCCTACCGTCGAGGAAGCCAAGGAAGTTTTCGAAATGCGCAGAGTCATTGAAGCTTCCGGGGTGAGGAAGGTAAGTGGAAGGCTGACTAAAGAACAGCTCAAACAGCTTAGCGAGCTGCTGGATGAGGAGCACGCGGCTCACCATAACGGAGACCCTTTGCTCGCCGTTCGGCTCTCGGGCAACTTTCATCTAAAAATCGCCGAGTTCACGGGCAACCATTATTATTTCCGCTATTTAGAGGAGCTTATTTCACTCACCTACGTCATCATCGCTTTATATGGCATGAGTAAGCACATGCACTGCAGCGATCATCGACGATTAGTGCTCTTGATTGAGCAAGGCGAGGCGGAGCAGGCGGAACGGTTAATGATCGAGCATTTAAAGGAAATCGAGGATACGCTTCAGTTTGAAGAAAAAGGAACGGCTCCTCAATCGTTAAGCGAGGTTTTCCGCTTGGCAAACGCTCCTTACGCCAGCGTGAAAGGCTGAAATAGAAGCTCATCATTTTTTTTAATTAGGATTGTATCCAATCTTGGATTAGATGTTGTGTGGAATATTCGCATATATCGTGTACAACGCAGCACTTAAATGAGGGAAGGCGAGGGATAGCTATGAAATTGATGGTGCGTAATGTAGGAAAAAGCTTTGGCGAACGGACGATTTTGAAAAATGTCGATTTGACGGTGGATGCCCATGAGTTTATATGTATACTCGGTCACAGCGGCTGCGGCAAATCTACGCTGCTTAATATGATCGCTGGCTATTTGCTGCCTGATGAAGGGGAGCTACTTGTAGATGGCGAGCTCATTGGCGGACCTTCCAAAGCCCGTGGAATGGTGTTTCAGGATCATGCCCTGTTCCCTTGGTATACGGTACTTGAAAACATCAGCTTCGGACCAGAGGTTCAAGGAGCAGGCAAAGCCGAAGCGAAGGAAATCGGCAAACAGTTTCTAGACCTGGTAGGCTTGGAAAAATATGCAGACCAATACCCTGCCGAATTGTCAGGCGGCATGAAGCAGCGAGTCGGGATTGCCCGGGCGCTCGCAAGCTCTCCCGATATTTTGCTAATGGATGAGCCATTCGGCGCTTTGGATATTTTAACCCGCGATATGATGCGCAGAGAGCTCCGCCGCATATGTGAGAAGCTGAAGCCGACTACTTTGTTCGTGACTCATAGCATAAGCGAAGCGATTTATTTGGCTGATCGTGTTGTCGTCATGAAGAACGGTGTCATTGCTGATGAATTCAAGGTCGATATTCCGCATCCCCGCACCTTCGATATGCCCGGCTTCGGCGAGGCCATGCAGCGAATCGAGCACGTTTTGATGGAGAATGAATTGGAGGCGACTATACAATGAGCGAGACATCGGGTTCTTTCACGGCCGAGCGGGCGCAAGTGGCCAAGCTTGGAGCACATAAGATCGCACGCAAGACGCAGACAAAAGCAGGATCTAGCTTTATGAAAACATCGAATTTCATTCCCTATCTGACCTTTTTCATTTTGTGGGAAGTTTTTTCTCAAATGAATATGAAGCTGGCCTTGTTCAATCCGCTTTTTCTTCCACCACCTTCACTCGTCATCGTTGATGCTTGGTCCCTAGCGCAAACCGGGCTTCTCTTTGACAGCCTGCTGTCCAGCACCTTGCGCATTGCAGCCGGTTTTGTAATCGGATGTGTGCTTGCGGTTTTCATGGGCGTATTAATGAGCAAGTTTCGCCAGGTGGAGCGCTGGATGTCTCCCCTGCTTAATCTAGTAGGCCCGATCCCGGCACTCGCCCTGCTTCCGCTCATTATTATCTGGTTCGGCATCGGTGAATTCCCGAAGGTGCTGCTCATCGCTTGGACGACTTTCCTGCCGGTATTGGTGTATACGGTAGACGGATTCAAAACGGTTCCGTCCACCCTTATTCGCTCGGCAATGAGCCTCGGCGCTTCGGAGCGTCAAATTTTCAGAAGAGTGCTGCTTCCCTCCGCTATTCCGAGCTTCATAGTAGGAGCCAGAGTCAGCCTCGGCTTATCCTTCTCCGCGCTAATCGTCTCCGAGATGATGGGAGCCAAATCCGGGCTCGGCTATATTATCGTAGACGCACGGAATTATTTTAAAATTTCCAATATGTTCGTCGCCATTATTTTTATTGGCTTGATTTATAGCATTTTCTCCGCATTGCTTAAGCTGATGGAGAACAAAGTTCTTAGCTGGCGTAAAGGAGGGATGAACGAGGCGGTTGAGAAATAGCGTGTGCACGCAGGGGAGCATGATCCACTTAAAACTGCTGGAAGCCCCGGATATTTAGCAAACTAGAGACAAAAAAAACATTGGGTATAGGGAGAGATTACGATGGCTAATCACAAAAAATGGGTTCAACAATTAATGGTCGTTTCCGCTTTGGCAGTCGTGTTGACGGCATGCGGCGCGAAGGAAGAAGCTACGAGCGCAAGCAGTGGAAACGCAAGCTCGGCCCCAACTGCCGCGGCAGCGGAAACGAGCTCGCCTGAGGCTCCTGCCGATGACACTCCAGAGACGACAACCGTTACACTCGTAGGGGTACGTGACGCCCAAATTTCCTCTCAGCAAATTATTGCCGACAAGCTGGGCTACTTTAAAGAAGCGGGCCTAGATGTAACAAGTCAGCTCATTGAAAGCGGCCCGGATATTGCACCATTGGTTGCTGGGGGCAGCGCTCCCGTCAGCATTCAGACGAACTTTATGGATATAATTTTGAAATCCTCCAATGTTCCCGTGAAAATAGTAGCCCCGCTAGCTCAAATTGCCGGAACACAGGCAGTCGTTGGCTCAAGCAAGCTCGAATTGAAAAGTGCAAAGGATCTGGAAGGTAAGACGATCGGTATTCCAAGCGGAGCAGACGTCAAGTTTGCCATTGATAATATGGGCAAGGAGCTCGGCGTTGACGTAAGCAAAATTAAATATGTGAACCTCGCGCCAAGCGACGCCGTTGTTGCTCTGCAAAATGGGTCTATTGATGCTATGGCAGCTTGGGAGCCATTCATAACGAAGGCGATTCAAGGCGGCGGCAAGTTTCTGTTCAGCGGTACGAAAAGCGAGCTTCCAGATAAAACGGGCGCTGTGAACTGGATGAGCGTACACACAACGCTGCAAGTAACGGACGAGTATTTGAAGGAAAATCCAAACACGATTAAAGCGATGCTTGGCGCTTTAGAGAAAGCGACGGCTTATATTAATGACAACCGGGAAGAAGCGATTAAAATTTTGGCGCCTGAGCTGCATTTAACCGAGGACGAGCTCAGAGAGATTATGAATCGCAATGTGTATTCGATGGAAGTCAATGATACTTACATGAACGGAAGCAACGGTCAGGCTGTAGGCGAATATTTGAAAAGTGTAGGCAACATTAAGAGCATACCTGAATTCGCATCTTACCATGATCTAAGCCTGCTCAAGGCGCTTAATCCTGCGCTAGTTACAGAGTAATAAAGCCAGCATTACAAAATAAGATGCGTTCAACAGGAAGGCTGAGCCCTTGTGGTTCTGCCTTCTATGTTTATATTCTCCTAACAGGACAGAGGTGAGCTTATGAAGGAACCATTGGATTTAATCATCCGGGACGGGTCAGTTGTTCTGAGCCATGACGTATGCCAAATGGATATTGGAATCAGCAATGGGCGAATTGTACAGCTTGCCAAGCAGCTGACGACTCCTGCTAAAAAAACGATTTCGGCCGCCGGCATGATTGTAATGCCCGGAATGATAGATGCCCATGTCCATTTGAACGAGCCGGGACTCGGAGCTTGGGAGGGCTTTGCCAGCGGCTCCGCAGCTCTTGCAGCAGGCGGCTGCACCACTTTTATTGATATGCCGCTAAATGGCATTCCACCAACCGTTACCGTTCACGCATTGGAGCAGAAGCTTGCTGCCGCGCAAGGAAAATCAGTTGTAGATTATGCGTTATGGGGCGGGCTTGTTCCGGGGCATCTCGATGACTTGCGAGCGCTCGATGAGGCTGGAGTTATCGGCTTCAAGGCCTTTATGTCTTCTCCCGGCGATCCATCCGAGGATGCCTTCCGCGAGGTGGATGATGCGACGTTGCTGGCAGGCATGAAGATTATCGCAGAGCTTGGACATGTACTAGCGCTTCATGCGGAGAGCGAGCCCATCGTAGCTGCCTTGACGAAAGAAAAGCTGGCTGAGGGCGCCAAATCTGCGGCAGATTATACAGCTTCACGCCCGGTGCGTGCTGAGCTTGAGGCGGTTAATCGGGCTCTGCTGTTCGCGGAGCAGACGGGATGCGCTCTACATTTTGTCCATATAAGCAGTGCGGCTGCTGTCCAGACGATAGCCGATGCCAAGCAGCGCGGGGTCAATGTGACCTTGGAAACTTGCCCTCATTACTTGGTGCTCACAGACCGTGATTTGGAGCGGATTGGCCCCGCGGCGAAATGTGCCCCACCACTGCGGAGTCCATCAGAGCAGGAGCAGCTTTGGGCTATGCTTGCTGCTGGACACATTGACATGATTGCCTCCGACCATTCTCCCTGCCCGAGCGAGTTGAAGCAAACGGACAATTATTTTACGGCGTGGGGAGGCATAGCTGGTGCACAAAATTCACTGGAGCTAATGATAGACGAAGGCTACACAAAGAGGGAAATACCACTCCCCATGCTAAGTCGCATGCTTTCGTTCGCACCAGCTAAGAGGTTTGGCCTTAGCGATACGAAGGGCGAAATACGGCTTGGAGCGGATGCCGACCTTGTTATGCTCCAGCTTAATGCCCCTTACACGCTTGAAGCGCAGCATCTTTATCACCGTCATAAGCATAATCCTTATATCGGCAGAACATTTGGCTGCCGGGTCATGGCTACCTGGAGCAGAGGAAGCATGGTGTATGAGGCTAAAAGCGGCATTGCCGAGCCATTTGCAGGGCAATGGTTAATCGGTGCTCCTACTTGTGCGAAGCAGGAGGCGTGAGCTTTCGCCTGTCCCTCCTATCTTAGCTGACAAAATGCAGCTGCCCTAAAATCCTCTCGCAAGATGACTCTAGGGCAGCACCTTGTTACACAGCTGTTCGTTCTGCAATATTTAGCAGCCTTGTGGCATTGTTTCAGTCAGTTCAAATGTATAATTTCCTAATACCCTTGAGAGTTCTCCGTCAGCCGAATCGCTTTGATATCGAACACTGCTAATCTATCAACTTTCCAGTTTTAACTCTTTAATATTAGGTATCCAATATTTGAGGTTATGATCTGTTTAAATAAATTCCCCAGCTAAGATACGCCTCTAACAAATCCGGTTTTAGTTCAATCGCCTTAGAATAATCATCTAAGTTTGGTCTAAGCTTGAATGTTCACGACGAAGGGGACGATAAACGTTTTCCCGCCACGCTGAAATTGCCCCCATATTTTATATAGGCCCGGCTCTGGGAACTCGGTGGCAAACACAGCTTCCGGACCAGCTGATGCCTCATCCAGTGGATGCACATGCAAATATTTTTCCAAATCGCTGCTGATAATGACGACATGGCCAACAGCGCCCAGATAAGGCTCTAAATCTTTAACGGGCTCACCTGTCGCCGCATCCTCAAAGGTGTACGTGAGCTTAGCTTCCTCTCCCGCTTTCGTCGTAGACAGCGCAAGCTTCACCTTCTGGCCTTCAATCGTTTGCACAAGCTCATCGTCTGCCTTCAGCTCGACTTTAGCAGAAGCCTGTCCCGATGCTTCCATCTCTGTACTCACCGTCTGCTGCGAAGCTCCTGTTGGTATGAAATCAGCAAACAGCCTGTATGAACCCGCCTCCGGGAACGTTTCCTTTACTGTAAACTTGCCGCCACTTTCATAACTCGGGTGTATATGCGAAAAATAGCTGAGGTCACTGCTTACCGCAATTAAATGCATGAGCTTCTCATGATTCAAGTCAAACTTCTCGATGGGCGTATCCGCAGCATCGGTGACCTT
This window encodes:
- a CDS encoding GntR family transcriptional regulator, with amino-acid sequence MGIANELDIYIAIKDAIIQQKLRPSMQLVEEVIAESFGVSRTPVRNVLRKLAGEKLVTVIPYKGTFVACPTVEEAKEVFEMRRVIEASGVRKVSGRLTKEQLKQLSELLDEEHAAHHNGDPLLAVRLSGNFHLKIAEFTGNHYYFRYLEELISLTYVIIALYGMSKHMHCSDHRRLVLLIEQGEAEQAERLMIEHLKEIEDTLQFEEKGTAPQSLSEVFRLANAPYASVKG
- a CDS encoding ABC transporter permease, producing MSETSGSFTAERAQVAKLGAHKIARKTQTKAGSSFMKTSNFIPYLTFFILWEVFSQMNMKLALFNPLFLPPPSLVIVDAWSLAQTGLLFDSLLSSTLRIAAGFVIGCVLAVFMGVLMSKFRQVERWMSPLLNLVGPIPALALLPLIIIWFGIGEFPKVLLIAWTTFLPVLVYTVDGFKTVPSTLIRSAMSLGASERQIFRRVLLPSAIPSFIVGARVSLGLSFSALIVSEMMGAKSGLGYIIVDARNYFKISNMFVAIIFIGLIYSIFSALLKLMENKVLSWRKGGMNEAVEK
- a CDS encoding ABC transporter substrate-binding protein yields the protein MANHKKWVQQLMVVSALAVVLTACGAKEEATSASSGNASSAPTAAAAETSSPEAPADDTPETTTVTLVGVRDAQISSQQIIADKLGYFKEAGLDVTSQLIESGPDIAPLVAGGSAPVSIQTNFMDIILKSSNVPVKIVAPLAQIAGTQAVVGSSKLELKSAKDLEGKTIGIPSGADVKFAIDNMGKELGVDVSKIKYVNLAPSDAVVALQNGSIDAMAAWEPFITKAIQGGGKFLFSGTKSELPDKTGAVNWMSVHTTLQVTDEYLKENPNTIKAMLGALEKATAYINDNREEAIKILAPELHLTEDELREIMNRNVYSMEVNDTYMNGSNGQAVGEYLKSVGNIKSIPEFASYHDLSLLKALNPALVTE
- a CDS encoding ABC transporter ATP-binding protein, which produces MKLMVRNVGKSFGERTILKNVDLTVDAHEFICILGHSGCGKSTLLNMIAGYLLPDEGELLVDGELIGGPSKARGMVFQDHALFPWYTVLENISFGPEVQGAGKAEAKEIGKQFLDLVGLEKYADQYPAELSGGMKQRVGIARALASSPDILLMDEPFGALDILTRDMMRRELRRICEKLKPTTLFVTHSISEAIYLADRVVVMKNGVIADEFKVDIPHPRTFDMPGFGEAMQRIEHVLMENELEATIQ
- a CDS encoding allantoinase, yielding MKEPLDLIIRDGSVVLSHDVCQMDIGISNGRIVQLAKQLTTPAKKTISAAGMIVMPGMIDAHVHLNEPGLGAWEGFASGSAALAAGGCTTFIDMPLNGIPPTVTVHALEQKLAAAQGKSVVDYALWGGLVPGHLDDLRALDEAGVIGFKAFMSSPGDPSEDAFREVDDATLLAGMKIIAELGHVLALHAESEPIVAALTKEKLAEGAKSAADYTASRPVRAELEAVNRALLFAEQTGCALHFVHISSAAAVQTIADAKQRGVNVTLETCPHYLVLTDRDLERIGPAAKCAPPLRSPSEQEQLWAMLAAGHIDMIASDHSPCPSELKQTDNYFTAWGGIAGAQNSLELMIDEGYTKREIPLPMLSRMLSFAPAKRFGLSDTKGEIRLGADADLVMLQLNAPYTLEAQHLYHRHKHNPYIGRTFGCRVMATWSRGSMVYEAKSGIAEPFAGQWLIGAPTCAKQEA